In the genome of Populus alba chromosome 11, ASM523922v2, whole genome shotgun sequence, one region contains:
- the LOC140956165 gene encoding disease resistance protein RPV1-like, with protein MTDVKFLQLNYTNFHGSFEHFPKNLIWLCWHGLSSRSIPNHVCLEKLAVLDLSRSCLVDAWKGKLFLPKLKVLDLRHSRDLIRTPNFSGLPALEKLILEDCIRLVQIHNSIGDLQKLLILNLRNCTSLMELPEEMVLGDGYEAQFVQYIVENVSKNLDSKIFYVPLHFIGRDPLVQYINSWLQDGSHGVAIALLYGIGGVGKTAIAKSVFNQNYYKFEGKSFLSNFRSKDIVCLQRAYPVDGFVEDSWRIVHHCNGLPIALGVIGSSLSGKGREIWESALQQMEIIPNFEVQKVLRISYDYLDGDYPKNLFLDIACFFNGMDVDDAVRLLDGLDKGARFGIDNLIDRWLVEINSDQRLWMHQLVRAMGREIARQESPKCQRIWHHGDAFTVLQGTTDAEKLRGLTIDMHALMEYHYAEVVCTDSMVLSRLNFFQQWLSDFFDGGKLQTSQTSLFPILSADAFRKMTDVKFLQLNYTNFHGSFEHFPKNLIWLSWHGLSLSSIPNHICLEKLVVLDLSRSCLVDAWKGKLFLPKLKVLDLRQSRDLIRTLDFSSLPALEKLILEDCIRLITFDHGSFNVVACVFDEEEKSRWFHEEGEEDKWLIQNEFVDNFSFKISSPPPTHRICGFNLFISCVTSGYDGSRHIYLEIRNNTSCRSLRCQAFVIPMIFKHGVREFQSLMHRKLEVGDPTFDNGDDVSISVLRHHPIIQIRRIGVQWLHEEEGNKED; from the exons ATGACAGATGTAAAATTTCTCCAACTAAACTACACTAATTTTCATGGAAGTTTTGAGCACTTTcccaagaatttgatatggttATGTTGGCATGGATTGTCTTCGAGATCCATACCAAATCACGTATGCTTGGAGAAGCTTGCGGTTCTTGATCTATCCAGAAGTTGTCTAGTTGATGCTTGGAAAGGCAAACTG tttcttccaaaattgaaagTTCTTGATCTCCGTCACTCTCGTGATCTCATTAGAACCCCTAATTTCTCGGGTCTCCCAGCCCttgaaaagctaatacttgaAGACTGCATCCGTTTGGTTCAAATTCACAATTCTATTGGTGATTTACAAAAACTGTTGATCTTAAATCTAAGAAATTGCACAAGTCTTATGGAGCTTCCAGAAGAAATGGTTTTAGGAGATGG GTACGAGGCACAGTTTGTCCAATATATTGTGGAGAATGTCTCAAAGAATTtggattcaaaaatattttatgtcccccttcatttcattggaagagatccTCTGGTACAATATATCAACTCATGGTTGCAAGATGGATCCCATGGTGTTGCCATTGCTTTACTCTATGGAATTGGTGGAGTTGGAAAGACAGCCATAGCTAAGAGTGTTTTTAACCAGAACtattataaatttgaaggaaagagctttctatcaaattttaggTCAAAGGATATAGTTTGCCTACAGAG AGCTTACCCTGTTGATGGTTTTGTAGAAGACTCTTGGAGAATAGTACATCATTGTAATGGACTTCCAATTGCTCTTGGAGTTATTGGATCTTCATTGTccggaaaaggaagagaaatatGGGAAAGCGCATTACAACAAATGGAAATTATTCctaattttgaagttcaaaaggtTCTTCGAATAAGTTACGACTATCTTGATGGTGATTATCCGAAGAACTTATTCCTTGATATCGCATGTTTCTTCAATGGAATGGATGTGGATGATGCAGTTAGGTTACTAGATGGGCTCGATAAAGGTGCAAGATTTGGGATTGACAATCTCATCGATAGATGGCTTGTTGAAATCAACAGTGATCAAAGGTTGTGGATGCATCAACTAGTAAGAGCTATGGGTAGGGAAATTGCTCGTCAAGAATCAcccaaatgtcaaagaatatggcATCATGGGGATGCTTTTACAGTTTTGCAAGGAACTACT gATGCTGAAAAATTGCGTGGTCTTACCattgatatgcatgcattaatGGAATATCATTATGCAGAAGTTGTCTGTACCGATTCAATGGTTCTTAGCAGGCTTAACTTCTTTCAACAATGGCTTTCTGATTTTTTCGATGGGGGAAAATTACAAACAAGCCAAACAAGTTTGTTTCCCATCCTCAGCGCGGATGCTTTTAGAAAGATGACAGATGTAAAATTTCTCCAACTAAACTACACTAATTTTCATGGAAGTTTTGAGCACTTTcccaagaatttgatatggttaagttggcatggattgtctttgagcTCCATACCAAATCACATATGCTTGGAGAAGCTGGTGGTTCTTGATCTATCCAGAAGCTGTCTAGTTGATGCTTGGAAAGGCAAACTG tttcttccaaaattgaaagTTCTTGATCTCCGTCAGTCTCGTGATCTCATTAGAACCCTTGACTTCTCGAGTCTCCCAGCCCttgaaaagctaatacttgaAGATTGCATCCGTTTG ATAACATTTGATCATGGCTCATTCAACGTTGTCGCATGTGTAtttgatgaagaagagaagtcGAGGTGGTTTCATGAGGAGGGAGAAGAGGATAAATGGCTAATTCAGAATGAGTTTGTAGAtaacttttcattcaaaatatcctCACCTCCTCCTACGCACCGGATATGTGGCTTTAATTTGTTCATAAGTTGTGTGACGTCAGGGTACGATGGCTCTCGTCATATTTATCTTGAAATCAGAAACAATACCAGTTGTCGATCCTTGCGTTGTCAAGCCTTTGTCATCCCTATGATTTTCAAGCATGGTGTTCGTGAGTTCCAATCGCTAATGCACCGGAAATTAGAGGTCGGTGATCCTACATTTGATAATGGTGATGACGTGAGTATTTCAGTGCTTCGACATCATCCAATTATTCAAATAAGGAGGATTGGTGTACAGTGGTTGCATGAAGAGGAAGGAAATAAGGAggattga
- the LOC118035084 gene encoding disease resistance protein RPV1-like — MAAGKYQESYSSRFSNCKYQVFLSFRGEDTRKNFTDHIYKALVDAGIHTFRDDDEIRRGENIDFELQKAIQESKISIIVFSKNYASSRWCLDELVMIMERMRTTSSIVFPVFYDVLPSEVRNQTGSFAAAFVEQEKRFKEEMERVNGWRIALKEVADLAGMVLGDGYEAQFVQSIVENVSKHLDPKIFHVPLHFIGRDALVQDINSWLQDGSHGAAIALLYGIGGVGKTAIAKSVFNQNFYKFEGKSFLSNFRSKHIVCLQRQLLSDILKKTVDEINDEDEGILKIKDVLCCRRTLIVLDDVDKRDQFNKIIGMQNWLRKGSKIIVTTRNKGLFSANDIEWVRCKVEPLDIEKSFELFSWNAFGQADPVDGFVEDSWRIVRHCNGLPLALRVIGSSLSGKGREIWESALQQLEVIPNFEVQKVLRISYDFLDGDSLKNLFLDIACFFNGMDVDDAVRILDGLDKGARFRIDNLIDICLVEINIDQRLWMHQLVRDMGREIARQESPKCQRIWRHEDAFTVLKGTSVSSSIFLYVYLNGLCCLNIFFHLLSFFMYF; from the exons ATGGCTGCTGggaaatatcaagaatcctACTCTTCTCGGTTTTCTAATTGTAAATATcaagtgttcttgagttttagaggtgaaGACACCCGCAAGAACTTTACGGATCACATCTACAAGGCCCTGGTTGATGCAGGGATTCACACAtttagagatgatgatgaaattcgGAGAGGAGAGAATATAGATTTCGAGCTCCAGAAGGCAATACAAGAATCAAAAATATCGATAATCGTGTTCTCCAAAAACTATGCTTCGTCGAGATGGTGCCTCGATGAACTCGTAATGATCATGGAACGTATGAGAACTACCAGCTCCATAGTTTTCCCAGTTTTCTATGATGTGCTTCCATCTGAAGTCAGAAATCAAACAGGGAGCTTCGCTGCAGCATTTGTGGAACAAGAAAAGCGCTTCAAGGAGGAGATGGAGCGGGTGAACGGGTGGAGGATTGCTTTGAAGGAAGTTGCAGATTTAGCTGGAATGGTTTTAGGAGATGG GTACGAGGCACAATTTGTCCAATCTATTGTGGAGAATGTCTCAAAGCATTTGGatccaaaaatatttcatgTCCCTCTTCATTTCATTGGAAGAGATGCTCTAGTACAAGATATCAACTCATGGTTGCAAGATGGATCCCATGGTGCTGCCATTGCTTTACTCTATGGAATTGGTGGAGTTGGAAAGACAGCCATAGCTAAGAGTGTCTTTAACCAgaacttttataaatttgaaggaaagagcTTCTTGTCAAATTTCAGATCAAAGCATATAGTTTGCCTACAGAGGCAACTTCTGTCCGACATCCTAAAAAAGACTGTTGATGAGataaatgatgaagatgaaggaatTCTGAAGATTAAGGATGTCTTATGTTGCAGAAGAACTCTTATTGTTCTAGATGATGTGGACAAAAGGGaccaattcaataaaatcattggcatgcaaaATTGGCTTCGTAAAGGAAGTAAAATAATTGTAACAACCAGAAATAAGGGTCTGTTTTCAGCTAATGATATTGAGTGGGTCCGGTGCAAAGTCGAACCGCTAGATATTGAAAAATCTTTTGAGCTTTTCAGTTGGAATGCCTTTGGACAAGCTGACCCTGTTGATGGTTTTGTAGAAGACTCTTGGAGAATAGTACGTCACTGTAATGGACTTCCATTAGCTCTTCGAGTTATTGGCTCCTCATTGTCTGGAAAAGGAAGGGAAATATGGGAAAGCGCATTACAACAATTGGAAGTGATTCctaattttgaagttcaaaaggtTCTTCGAATAAGTTACGACTTTCTCGATGGTGATTCTCTGAAGAACTTATTCCTTGATATCGCATGTTTCTTCAATGGAATGGATGTGGATGATGCAGTTAGGATACTGGATGGGCTCGATAAAGGTGCAAGATTTAGGATTGACAATCTCATCGATATATGTCTTGTTGAAATCAACATTGATCAAAGGTTGTGGATGCATCAACTAGTAAGAGATATGGGAAGGGAAATTGCTCGTCAAGAATCAcccaaatgtcaaagaatatggcGTCACGAGGATGCTTTTACCGTTTTGAAAGGAACTAGTGTAAgtagctcaatttttttatatgtctacTTAAATGGTTTGTGTTGCCTTAACATATTCTTTCATTTACTTTCCTTTTTCAtgtacttttaa
- the LOC118035080 gene encoding disease resistance protein RPV1, whose product MNTSTYWCAVDLENCFILFRSLKSLIFARLEMAAGKYQESYSSRFPNCKYQVFLSFRGEDTRKNFTDHLYTALVQAGIHTFRDDNEIRRGENIDFELQKAIQQSKISIIVFSKDYASSIWCLDEIVMIMERKRNADCIVLPVFYDVDPSQVARQTGSFSAAFVEHEKSFNKEMERVNGWRIALKEVADLAGMVLGDGYEAPFVQSIVEKVLKNLDQKMFHLPPHFIGRDPLVQDINSWLQDGSHDAAIAILYGIGGVGKTAIAKSVYNQNYYKFEGKSFLSNFRSKDIVCLQRQLLSDILNKTVDEINDEDEGILKIKDALCYRRTLIVLDDVDKRDQFNKIVGMQNWLCKGSKIIVTTRNKGLFSANDIEWVRCEVEPLDNKKSLELFSWNAFGRAYPVDGFVEDSWRIVHHCNGLPLALGVIGSSLSGKGREIWESALQQMEIIPNFEVQKVLRISYDYLDGDYPKNLFLDIACFFNGMDVDDAVRILDGLDKGARFGIDNLIDRCLVEINIDQRLWMHQLVRDMGREIARQESPKCQRIWRHEDAFTVLKGTTDAENLRGLTIDMHALMKDHYAEVVCTDSMVWRKRRRLNFFKQWLSEFLDGGKLQTDQTSLFPILSADVFRKMPDVKFLQLNYTNFHGSFEHFSKNLIWLCWHGLSSRSIPNHACLEKLVVLDLSRSCLVDAWKGKLFLPKLKVLDLRHSRDLFRTPDFSGLPALEKLILEDCIRLVQIHKSIGDLQRLFILNIRNCTSLTELPEEMSRLNSLQELVLDGCSNLDSLNMELEHQQGRKLLQSDGIVANIVLVVQIIFMDGIFSLLVSVFDEEKSRWFDEEEEEDKWLIQNEFVDNFSFKISSSPPAHRICGFNLFMSCVTSAYRGFSNVHIEIRNNTSGRSLLCQSFVSSMINKRGVRREIQLILHTKLGGNDPTFDNDDDVSISVRPHGPAIQLRTVGVQWLHEEEGNDIQSKEEVARVEIASRFFRNYYCGFHGKYSARNIGWWYFAKKGHENFYL is encoded by the exons ATGAACACTTCAACTTATTGGTGTGCTGTCGATCTTGAaaactgttttattttgttcagaTCTTTGAAAAGTCTTATCTTTGCTAGACTCGAAATGGCTGCTGggaaatatcaagaatcctACTCCTCACGGTTTCCTAATTGTAAATATcaagtgttcttgagttttagaggtgaaGACACCCGCAAGAACTTTACCGATCACCTCTACACGGCCCTGGTTCAAGCAGGGATTCACACAtttagagatgataatgaaattCGGAGAGGAGAGAATATAGATTTCGAGCTCCAGAAGGCAATACAACAATCAAAAATATCGATAATCGTGTTCTCCAAAGACTATGCTTCGTCGATATGGTGCCTCGATGAAATTGTAATGATCATGGAACGTAAGAGGAATGCTGACTGCATAGTTTTGCCAGTATTCTATGATGTGGATCCATCCCAAGTCGCACGTCAAACAGGGAGCTTCTCTGCAGCATTTGTGGAACATGAAAAGAGCTTCAACAAGGAGATGGAGCGGGTGAATGGGTGGAGGATTGCTTTAAAGGAAGTGGCTGATTTAGCTGGAATGGTTCTAGGAGATGG GTACGAGGCACCGTTTGTCCAATCTATTGTGGAGAAGGTCTTAAAGAATTTGGATCAAAAAATGTTTCATTTACCCCCTCatttcattggaagagatccTCTAGTACAAGATATCAACTCATGGTTGCAAGATGGGTCCCATGATGCTGCCATTGCTATACTCTATGGAATTGGTGGAGTTGGAAAGACAGCCATAGCTAAGAGTGTTTATAACCAGAACtattataaatttgaaggaaagagctttctatcaaattttaggTCAAAGGATATAGTTTGCCTACAGAGGCAACTTCTTTCCGACATCCTAAACAAGACTGTTGATGAGataaatgatgaagatgaaggaatTCTGAAGATTAAGGATGCATTATGTTACCGAAGAACTCTTATTGTTCTAGATGATGTGGACAAAAGGGACCAATTCAATAAAATCGTTGGCATGCAAAATTGGCTTTGTAAAGGAAGTAAGATCATTGTAACAACCAGAAATAAGGGTCTGTTTTCAGCTAATGATATTGAGTGGGTCCGGTGCGAAGTCGAACCTTTGGATAACAAAAAATCGCTTGAGCTTTTCAGTTGGAATGCCTTTGGAAGAGCTTACCCTGTTGATGGTTTTGTAGAAGACTCTTGGAGAATAGTACATCATTGTAATGGACTTCCATTAGCTCTTGGAGTTATTGGCTCTTCATTGTccggaaaaggaagagaaatatGGGAAAGCGCATTACAACAAATGGAAATTATTCctaattttgaagttcaaaaggtTCTTCGAATTAGTTACGACTATCTTGATGGTGATTATCCGAAGAACTTATTCCTTGATATCGCATGTTTCTTCAATGGAATGGATGTGGATGATGCAGTTAGGATTCTAGATGGGCTCGATAAAGGTGCAAGATTTGGGATTGACAATCTCATCGATAGATGTCTTGTTGAAATCAACATTGATCAAAGGTTGTGGATGCATCAACTAGTAAGAGATATGGGAAGGGAAATTGCTCGTCAAGAATCTcccaaatgtcaaagaatatggcGTCACGAGGATGCTTTTACAGTTTTGAAAGGAACTACT GATGCTGAAAACTTGCGGGGCCTTACCATTGACATGCATGCATTAATGAAAGATCATTATGCAGAAGTTGTCTGTACTGATTCAATGGTTTGGCGTAAGCGCCGCAGGCTTAACTTCTTTAAACAATGGCTTTCCGAGTTTTTAGATGGGGGAAAATTACAAACTGACCAAACAAGTTTGTTTCCCATCCTCAGCGCGGATGTTTTTAGAAAGATGCCAGATGTAAAATTTCTCCAACTAAACTACACTAATTTTCATGGAAGTTTCGAGCACTTTTccaagaatttgatatggttATGTTGGCATGGATTGTCTTCGAGATCCATACCAAATCACGCATGCTTGGAGAAGCTGGTGGTTCTTGATCTATCCAGAAGTTGTCTAGTTGATGCTTGGAAGGGCAAACTG tttcttccaaaattgaaagTTCTTGATCTCCGTCACTCACGTGATCTCTTTAGAACCCCAGACTTCTCGGGTCTCCCAGCCCTTGAAAAGTTAATACTTGAAGACTGCATCCGTTTGGTTCAAATTCACAAATCTATTGGTGATTTACAAAGattgttcatcttaaatataagaaattgtACAAGTCTTACGGAGCTTCCAGAAGAAATGAGTAGATTGAATTCACTTCAAGAGCTGGTTTTAGATGGTTGCTCAAATCTTGACAGCCTGAATATGGAGTTAGAGCATCAACAGGGGCGCAAGTTGCTTCAAAGTGATGGAATTGTTGCAA ACATTGTTTTGGTGGTACAGATAATATTTATGGATGGCATATTCAGCCTTCTCGTATCTGTATTTGATGAAGAGAAGTCGAGGTGGTTTGatgaggaggaagaagaggataAATGGCTAATTCAGAATGAGTTTGTAGAtaacttttcattcaaaatatcctCATCACCTCCTGCGCACCGGATATGTGGCTTTAATCTGTTCATGAGTTGTGTGACGTCAGCATACCGTGGCTTTAGTAATGTTCATATTGAAATCAGAAACAATACGAGTGGTCGATCCTTGCTTTGTCAATCCTTTGTCTCCTCTATGATCAACAAGCGTGGTGTTCGTCGTGAAATCCAATTGATATTGCACACGAAATTAGGGGGCAATGATCCTACatttgataatgatgatgacgTGAGTATTTCAGTGCGTCCACATGGTCCAGCTATCCAATTAAGGACCGTTGGTGTCCAATGGTTGCATGAAGAGGAAGGAAATGATATCCAATCAAAGGAAGAGGTAGCCAGAGTAGAAATAGCTTCtcgtttttttagaaattattattgtggTTTCCATGGTAAATACAGTGCTCGCAATATCGGTTGGTGGTATTTTGCAAAGAAAGGTCATGAgaacttttatttataa